A single window of Methanosphaera sp. DNA harbors:
- the fen gene encoding flap endonuclease-1 codes for MGVKFKDITNPDTIEMRELDGKILTVDASNLIYKFLTTMRQGDGSPLRDLNGNITSHLNGIMFQTSTLIDLNIKPIYVFDGKAPILKKKTQQERIEVKKESEAKYLKAKEVGDTEKARKYAARTAQLTHEILESSKKLLELMGVPYVESITEGEAQAAYMAKRSDAWAVVSQDYDCLLFGAPRVIRNFRLTKSNYEMEIISLQKTLDELKLTQQELVDAAILVGTDFNEGCYGVGAKTAIKLIHEYKNVENVLKNTKYSMDDSNVDEIREIFLNPQIQEYYDTTFKKPKKDELMDFLCGDHDFDEVRTEHAIAKIQNKCAQTNLEQWF; via the coding sequence ATGGGAGTGAAGTTTAAAGACATAACTAATCCTGATACAATAGAAATGCGAGAACTAGATGGTAAAATATTAACAGTAGATGCATCAAATCTAATCTATAAATTTCTCACAACAATGAGACAAGGTGATGGATCACCACTAAGAGATTTGAATGGAAACATAACATCACATCTTAATGGAATAATGTTTCAAACATCAACACTAATTGACTTAAATATTAAACCAATCTATGTATTTGATGGAAAAGCCCCAATACTAAAGAAGAAAACACAACAAGAAAGAATTGAAGTTAAAAAAGAATCAGAGGCAAAGTATCTCAAGGCAAAAGAAGTTGGAGATACAGAAAAAGCAAGAAAATATGCAGCACGTACAGCACAACTAACACATGAAATTCTTGAATCATCAAAGAAACTTCTTGAACTTATGGGAGTACCATATGTTGAGTCAATAACAGAAGGAGAAGCACAAGCAGCATACATGGCAAAAAGATCAGATGCATGGGCAGTAGTATCACAAGACTATGACTGTTTACTCTTTGGTGCACCACGTGTTATTCGAAACTTCCGCTTAACTAAAAGTAACTATGAAATGGAAATTATTTCACTACAAAAAACACTTGATGAACTTAAATTAACACAACAAGAACTTGTAGATGCAGCAATACTTGTAGGTACAGACTTCAATGAAGGATGTTATGGAGTAGGAGCTAAAACTGCAATAAAACTTATTCATGAGTATAAAAATGTTGAAAATGTATTGAAAAATACAAAATATAGTATGGATGATAGTAATGTTGATGAAATTCGTGAAATATTCCTAAATCCACAAATTCAAGAATACTATGATACAACATTTAAAAAGCCTAAAAAAGATGAACTTATGGATTTCCTATGTGGAGATCATGACTTTGATGAGGTACGTACAGAACATGCAATTGCAAAAATCCAAAATAAGTGTGCTCAGACAAATCTAGAACAATGGTTCTAG
- a CDS encoding prephenate dehydrogenase, whose amino-acid sequence MTCNEDIKISVIGGTRGLGKWIAEQLRYDNFDVTITSRNKVSGMKVAKKLKVNYTDDNIEAIENSDIVIYSVPIEYMVDTIADTAGYAKPGSLLIDVTSVKMQPSDALSKYAPDGVEILPTHPMFGPRISSLDGQVVILTPIEDRCNMWYSRVYSYLKEKSAKIVVSTPEEHDKTMSVVQGLTHFSYISIASTIRKLGVSVKKSRDFASPVYSLMLDMISRIVSQNPYLYYSIQKSNNQTAHSREVLIGEMRYLADLVLDSNEDEFVENMIKSARYLDEFEEALGRSDKAISILTEDVKFIKNSIGKEIGLKHQYSGNIHIGEVIKADSDNVQLVNLKGKTVNLKISNVNILSDDEIFTWKKENMPLHRYDVSLLLPKECEGDVFVDMISKIGPAFDVELIDVYDGKQIKDGFMSFTFSYHVFSPDGRIVVEDYLKALGFEIR is encoded by the coding sequence ATGACTTGTAATGAAGATATTAAAATTAGTGTTATAGGAGGAACAAGAGGTCTTGGTAAATGGATTGCCGAACAACTCAGATATGACAACTTTGATGTAACAATTACAAGTCGTAATAAAGTCTCAGGAATGAAAGTTGCAAAGAAACTAAAAGTAAACTACACAGATGACAATATCGAAGCTATAGAAAACTCTGATATTGTAATATACAGTGTACCAATTGAATACATGGTAGATACAATAGCAGATACAGCAGGATATGCAAAGCCTGGATCACTACTTATTGATGTAACATCTGTTAAAATGCAGCCATCAGATGCACTATCAAAATATGCACCAGATGGTGTTGAAATACTACCAACACACCCAATGTTTGGACCACGTATATCATCACTTGATGGACAGGTAGTAATACTTACACCAATTGAAGATCGATGTAACATGTGGTATAGTAGGGTATATTCATATCTTAAAGAAAAAAGTGCAAAAATTGTTGTATCAACACCAGAAGAACATGATAAAACAATGAGTGTTGTACAGGGACTTACACACTTTTCCTACATTTCAATAGCATCAACTATACGTAAATTAGGTGTGAGTGTTAAAAAGTCAAGAGATTTTGCAAGTCCTGTATATAGCCTGATGCTTGATATGATAAGTCGTATTGTATCACAAAACCCATATCTTTACTATTCAATACAAAAGTCAAACAATCAAACAGCACATTCACGTGAAGTATTAATTGGTGAGATGAGATATCTTGCAGATCTTGTGCTTGATTCAAATGAGGATGAATTTGTTGAAAATATGATAAAATCAGCACGTTATCTTGATGAGTTTGAAGAAGCACTTGGACGATCTGATAAGGCAATTAGTATACTTACAGAAGATGTGAAATTTATTAAAAATTCTATAGGAAAAGAGATAGGACTTAAACATCAATACTCAGGTAATATTCACATTGGTGAAGTTATAAAGGCTGATAGTGATAATGTGCAATTAGTAAATCTTAAAGGTAAAACTGTTAATCTTAAAATTTCAAATGTTAATATATTATCTGATGATGAGATTTTCACATGGAAAAAGGAGAACATGCCACTTCATAGATATGATGTTTCACTACTTCTTCCAAAAGAATGTGAGGGTGATGTGTTTGTTGATATGATTTCAAAGATTGGTCCTGCATTTGATGTTGAACTCATCGATGTTTATGATGGAAAACAGATTAAAGATGGCTTTATGAGTTTTACATTTTCATATCATGTATTTAGTCCTGATGGACGTATAGTAGTTGAGGATTATCTTAAAGCTTTAGGCTTTGAAATTAGATAA
- a CDS encoding CDC48 family AAA ATPase codes for MENELKLKVAEAFSQADIGRSVARLDPQCMSELNLKDGDKIEIEGNKITTATVIASKSDITLGIIRIDSYIRKNAGTSIGEEVTVRIPQIKAAKKVTLAPVDQEIAIRGDLTNVFADRVVNKGDIIVTGIRKQQPRPSTMFDDIFGDMMPTPSIGEIKLAVVNTKPLGAVKITPATEIEMETKPVDPSKFEGVENLIDVSYEDIGGLQNEVKKIREMVEIPLKRPELFKQLGISAPKGVLLHGPPGTGKTLLAKAVANETNAHFIVINGPEIMSKYVGGSEEQLREFFEEAEENSPAIIFIDELDAIAPKREDVTGDVERRIVAQLLTLMDGLKSRGEVVVIGATNRPDAIDEALRRPGRFDREIEIGVPDANGRKEILEVHTRNMPLDDEVNLDDLVEVTHGFVGADLEALCKEAAMRVLRRVLPDIQTDQEVPEEVLKQMVLKNADFKDALKDIQPSALREVMVQVPNVTWDDVGGLEDAKQELQEAIEWPLKNPNKFKHFGITPPKGVLLTGVPGTGKTLLAKAVANESNANFISVKGPELLSKWVGDSEKGIREVFRKARQTAPTVIFFDEIDSIASARGSGADNGVTQRVVNQLLTEMDGMEELHDISVIAATNREDIIDPALLRPGRFDRHVEVALPDEKSRESIFKVHTKDMPIADDVDIKQLAQDTDGFVGADIEAVCREAVMLTLRENFDSEVVTNDAFKKAMEKVKPKHEEESSVSYN; via the coding sequence ATGGAAAATGAATTAAAATTAAAAGTAGCCGAAGCCTTCTCCCAAGCAGATATTGGAAGATCTGTAGCAAGACTTGACCCTCAATGTATGTCAGAGTTAAATCTGAAAGATGGAGATAAAATAGAAATAGAAGGAAACAAAATAACAACAGCAACAGTAATTGCATCCAAATCAGATATAACACTAGGAATCATAAGAATAGACAGCTACATACGAAAAAATGCAGGAACCTCAATAGGGGAAGAAGTAACAGTAAGAATCCCACAAATTAAAGCTGCAAAAAAAGTAACACTCGCACCAGTAGATCAGGAAATTGCAATACGTGGAGATCTAACAAACGTATTTGCAGACCGTGTAGTAAACAAAGGTGACATCATAGTAACAGGAATAAGAAAACAACAACCAAGACCATCAACAATGTTTGATGACATCTTTGGAGATATGATGCCAACACCATCAATAGGTGAAATAAAACTCGCAGTAGTAAATACAAAACCACTAGGTGCTGTAAAAATAACACCAGCAACAGAAATAGAAATGGAAACAAAACCAGTAGATCCATCAAAATTTGAAGGAGTAGAAAACCTAATTGATGTATCATATGAAGATATTGGTGGACTACAAAATGAAGTAAAAAAAATCAGAGAAATGGTAGAAATACCACTCAAAAGACCAGAACTATTCAAACAACTAGGAATATCAGCACCAAAAGGAGTACTACTCCATGGACCACCTGGAACAGGTAAAACACTCCTTGCAAAAGCTGTGGCAAATGAAACAAATGCACACTTCATCGTAATAAATGGTCCTGAAATCATGAGTAAATACGTGGGAGGATCAGAAGAACAACTAAGAGAATTCTTTGAAGAAGCAGAAGAAAACAGCCCAGCAATAATCTTCATAGATGAACTAGATGCAATAGCACCAAAACGTGAAGATGTAACAGGAGATGTAGAAAGAAGAATAGTTGCACAACTACTAACACTCATGGATGGACTAAAAAGCAGAGGAGAAGTAGTAGTAATAGGAGCAACAAACCGCCCTGATGCAATAGATGAAGCACTAAGACGACCTGGAAGATTTGACCGTGAAATAGAAATCGGAGTACCAGATGCAAATGGACGAAAAGAAATACTTGAAGTACACACAAGAAACATGCCACTAGATGATGAAGTAAATCTTGATGACCTAGTTGAAGTAACACATGGATTTGTAGGAGCAGACCTTGAAGCACTCTGTAAAGAAGCAGCAATGCGTGTACTAAGACGTGTACTACCAGATATACAGACAGACCAGGAAGTACCAGAAGAAGTACTAAAACAAATGGTACTTAAAAATGCAGACTTCAAAGATGCACTAAAAGACATCCAACCATCAGCACTCAGAGAAGTAATGGTACAAGTACCAAACGTAACATGGGATGATGTAGGAGGACTTGAGGATGCAAAACAAGAACTTCAAGAAGCAATAGAATGGCCACTAAAAAATCCTAATAAATTCAAACACTTCGGAATTACACCACCAAAAGGTGTACTACTAACAGGAGTACCAGGAACAGGAAAAACCCTCCTTGCAAAAGCAGTAGCAAATGAAAGTAATGCAAACTTCATATCAGTAAAAGGACCAGAACTACTATCTAAATGGGTAGGAGATTCAGAAAAAGGAATCAGAGAAGTATTCAGAAAAGCAAGACAAACAGCACCAACAGTAATATTCTTCGATGAAATCGACTCAATTGCATCAGCAAGAGGAAGTGGAGCAGACAATGGAGTAACACAAAGAGTAGTAAACCAACTCCTAACAGAAATGGATGGAATGGAAGAATTACATGACATATCAGTAATAGCAGCAACAAACCGTGAAGACATAATAGACCCTGCACTACTAAGACCAGGAAGATTTGACAGACACGTTGAAGTAGCACTACCTGATGAAAAATCAAGAGAATCAATATTTAAAGTACATACAAAAGACATGCCAATAGCAGATGATGTAGACATAAAACAACTAGCACAAGATACAGATGGATTTGTAGGAGCAGACATTGAAGCTGTATGTCGTGAAGCTGTAATGTTAACATTAAGAGAAAACTTTGACTCAGAAGTTGTAACAAACGATGCATTTAAAAAAGCAATGGAGAAAGTAAAACCAAAACATGAAGAAGAATCATCAGTATCATACAACTAA
- a CDS encoding adenosylhomocysteinase: MAYDIKDINLAPQGEKKIKWVQKHMPVLETIKKQFMEEKPFEGITIGSCLHLEPKTINLGLTLQAGGAEVVMTGCNPLSTQDDATAAGAKMGLNMYGWTGETNEEYYEQLNKVLDYEPDIVIDDGADLIFLIHKERPELLEKLRGGCEETTTGIHRLKAMFNDNALKMPVMAVNDSYMKYLFDNRYGTGQSTFDSIMGTTNTVIAGQTVVVCGYGWCGRGIAMRADGLGANVIVTEVDPIRALEAKMDGYRVMTVQNALKEADLVITATGNKDIISGDDFKYVKDGCMLANSGHFNVEVNENDLAAQCVAREQLKPDIEAFTMEDGREIYLLAGGRLVNLAGEHGQGHPAEIMDLSFAMQALSARRLVEEDMEPGVYKTADSTDMEIARLKLQTMNVEIDELSDDQKVYMNSWDVGT; this comes from the coding sequence ATGGCATATGATATTAAAGATATTAACTTAGCTCCACAAGGAGAAAAAAAGATTAAATGGGTACAAAAACACATGCCTGTACTTGAAACAATCAAAAAACAATTCATGGAAGAAAAACCATTTGAAGGAATTACAATAGGATCATGTCTTCACCTTGAACCTAAAACAATAAACCTCGGTTTAACACTCCAAGCAGGAGGAGCTGAAGTTGTAATGACAGGATGTAATCCTCTATCAACACAAGATGATGCAACAGCAGCAGGAGCAAAAATGGGTCTTAACATGTATGGTTGGACTGGTGAAACAAATGAAGAATATTATGAACAACTAAATAAAGTATTAGACTATGAACCAGACATAGTTATTGATGATGGTGCAGATTTAATATTTTTAATTCATAAAGAAAGACCAGAACTTCTTGAAAAACTAAGAGGTGGATGTGAAGAAACAACCACAGGTATTCACAGATTAAAAGCAATGTTCAATGACAACGCTCTTAAAATGCCTGTAATGGCTGTAAATGATTCATACATGAAATACTTATTTGATAACAGATATGGTACAGGACAATCCACATTTGATTCAATCATGGGAACAACAAACACAGTTATTGCTGGACAAACAGTAGTAGTATGTGGATATGGATGGTGTGGACGTGGAATTGCAATGCGTGCAGACGGTCTTGGTGCAAATGTTATTGTAACAGAAGTAGATCCAATAAGAGCACTTGAAGCTAAAATGGATGGATACCGTGTAATGACAGTACAAAATGCACTTAAAGAAGCAGATCTTGTAATTACAGCAACAGGAAACAAAGACATCATCTCAGGTGACGACTTTAAATACGTAAAAGATGGATGTATGCTTGCAAACAGTGGACACTTCAATGTAGAAGTTAATGAAAACGATCTTGCAGCACAATGTGTAGCACGTGAACAACTTAAACCTGATATTGAAGCATTCACAATGGAAGATGGACGTGAAATCTACCTCCTTGCTGGTGGAAGACTTGTAAATCTTGCAGGAGAACATGGACAAGGACATCCAGCTGAAATTATGGATCTTAGTTTTGCTATGCAAGCATTATCTGCAAGACGCTTAGTTGAAGAAGACATGGAACCTGGTGTATATAAAACAGCAGATTCAACAGATATGGAAATTGCAAGATTAAAACTTCAAACTATGAATGTTGAAATTGATGAATTATCAGATGATCAGAAAGTATACATGAATAGTTGGGATGTAGGAACATAA
- the galE gene encoding UDP-glucose 4-epimerase GalE has protein sequence MILIVGGAGYIGSHTNKALNEAGYETVVLDNLSYGHEESIKWGEFCKCDLANIDDVDEVFNKYDITAVMHFSSFIDVGESVTNPEKYYTNNVVNTMNLLHVMLKHNVKKFIFSSTCATYGVPQKIPLVEDHPQNPINPYGMTKLMVEKILKDYDNAYGLKSVILRYFNASGADESGEIGEWHNPETHLIPLILDAAIGKREDIKIFGTDYDTEDGTCIRDYIHVTDLADAHIRALKYLEDENTSNEFNLGNGVGFSVRQVIESAKKVTGRDFKVEETKRRPGDPAVLIGSSKKAKDTLGWNPQYTDIDDIIKTAWIWHQKLNK, from the coding sequence TTGATATTAATTGTAGGTGGAGCAGGATATATAGGATCCCACACAAATAAAGCATTAAATGAAGCAGGATATGAAACAGTTGTACTTGACAACTTAAGTTATGGACATGAAGAATCAATTAAATGGGGAGAGTTTTGTAAATGTGACCTTGCAAATATTGATGATGTAGATGAAGTATTTAATAAATACGACATTACAGCAGTAATGCATTTTTCATCATTCATAGATGTGGGAGAATCAGTAACAAACCCAGAAAAATACTACACAAACAACGTAGTAAATACAATGAACCTACTTCATGTAATGCTAAAACATAATGTTAAAAAATTTATATTCTCATCAACATGTGCAACATATGGAGTACCACAAAAAATACCACTAGTTGAAGATCATCCACAAAATCCAATAAATCCATATGGAATGACAAAACTAATGGTAGAAAAAATACTAAAAGACTACGACAATGCATATGGACTAAAATCTGTAATACTAAGATATTTCAATGCATCAGGAGCAGATGAATCAGGCGAAATTGGTGAATGGCACAACCCTGAAACACACCTAATACCATTAATACTAGATGCAGCAATAGGAAAAAGAGAAGATATTAAAATCTTTGGAACAGACTATGACACAGAAGATGGAACATGTATTCGTGACTACATCCATGTAACAGATCTTGCAGATGCACACATCAGAGCACTAAAATACCTAGAAGATGAAAATACAAGTAATGAATTTAACCTAGGAAATGGTGTAGGATTTTCAGTACGCCAAGTTATAGAATCTGCTAAGAAAGTAACAGGACGTGACTTTAAAGTTGAAGAAACAAAAAGACGTCCAGGAGATCCAGCAGTATTAATTGGAAGTTCAAAAAAGGCAAAAGATACACTAGGCTGGAATCCACAATATACAGATATTGATGACATTATAAAAACAGCATGGATTTGGCATCAAAAACTAAATAAATAA
- a CDS encoding DNA methyltransferase, which yields MNEYIENNLFDLKLMDQYIEKYEDNLEITDTINEAVNKWISMLNSKELESELKHHKDFHHIILEEILGYPYDSYKCEENIGNNKRPDVILYDNKKPYVACELKSTTTRFNKKEGMNAIDQVTLYASKKEETKWAIVSNYEEIRLFNPAYNEKYISFKFEELTDTTILKKFLLVFSKFSLIDEKIPIKLLDETKIIQRQFEDNFYELFCETRLMLIEEIKHQNDSFSNDEIINYAQLILNRYLFICFAEALSIIPRVTKDTITTPIINENLSEDTIWQRLNELFKFIYKGNSKKQILSFEGDLFKDDLYNKFKICDFIKDPEVFFKGCYRKYKFNDKDVEIEKILSIYDDDETYDPINPIFRNLLLISSFDFSTELDVNILGHIFENSIGTLDDIFDETQDENEEEDGNVTQRQKNGIFYTPEYVTNYMCKNTIISYLSKTSEALSIADLIQEYQDDDELDILDEKLKNIKILDPACGSGAFLNKAVDILLDIHQSIHDSKNYSKSNLDKWIDSIETRKNILQNNIYGVDLSENSVELTKLSLFLKLASSKNVKEGFKLPDLNNNIKCGNSLITRLFDWDGEFKEIIEGGALMLL from the coding sequence ATGAATGAATATATTGAAAATAATCTTTTTGACTTAAAACTGATGGATCAATACATAGAAAAGTATGAAGATAATCTTGAAATTACAGATACAATAAATGAAGCAGTAAATAAATGGATATCAATGCTAAATTCCAAAGAACTAGAATCAGAACTAAAACACCACAAAGACTTCCACCATATCATACTTGAAGAAATATTAGGATATCCATATGACAGTTACAAATGTGAAGAAAACATAGGAAACAACAAACGCCCTGATGTAATACTATACGATAATAAAAAGCCATATGTTGCATGTGAACTTAAATCAACAACAACAAGATTTAATAAAAAAGAAGGAATGAATGCAATAGATCAAGTAACACTATATGCAAGTAAAAAAGAAGAAACAAAATGGGCAATAGTATCAAACTATGAAGAAATAAGACTTTTTAATCCAGCATACAATGAAAAATATATCTCATTTAAATTTGAAGAACTAACAGATACAACAATCCTAAAAAAATTTCTACTAGTTTTCAGTAAATTTAGTCTAATTGATGAAAAAATACCAATCAAACTACTTGATGAAACTAAGATAATTCAAAGACAATTTGAAGATAACTTCTATGAACTATTCTGTGAAACACGTCTAATGTTAATTGAAGAAATAAAACATCAAAATGATTCATTTTCAAATGATGAAATAATAAACTATGCACAACTTATTTTAAATAGATATCTCTTCATATGCTTTGCAGAAGCCCTATCAATAATCCCTCGAGTAACAAAAGACACAATTACCACACCAATTATTAATGAAAATCTATCTGAAGATACTATATGGCAGAGATTAAATGAATTATTTAAATTCATATACAAAGGTAATTCAAAAAAACAAATTTTAAGTTTTGAAGGTGATCTTTTTAAAGATGACCTATATAATAAATTTAAAATTTGTGATTTTATTAAAGATCCAGAAGTATTCTTCAAAGGCTGTTATAGAAAATACAAATTCAATGATAAAGATGTTGAAATTGAAAAGATTCTATCAATTTATGATGATGATGAAACATATGATCCAATAAATCCTATCTTTAGAAATTTACTTCTAATATCATCATTTGATTTTAGTACAGAACTTGATGTGAATATATTAGGGCATATATTTGAAAACAGTATTGGAACTCTTGATGATATTTTTGATGAAACTCAAGATGAAAATGAGGAAGAAGATGGGAATGTAACTCAAAGACAGAAAAATGGAATATTTTACACACCTGAATATGTAACTAATTATATGTGTAAAAACACTATTATATCCTATTTAAGTAAAACATCAGAAGCATTAAGTATTGCAGATTTAATTCAAGAATACCAAGATGATGATGAATTAGACATACTTGATGAAAAACTTAAAAATATTAAAATACTAGATCCTGCATGTGGAAGTGGAGCATTCCTAAATAAAGCAGTAGATATTCTTCTTGATATTCATCAAAGTATTCATGATTCTAAAAATTATTCAAAATCTAATCTTGATAAATGGATAGATAGTATTGAAACAAGAAAAAACATACTTCAAAATAATATATATGGTGTAGATCTTAGTGAAAACTCAGTAGAACTTACTAAATTATCACTATTTCTAAAACTTGCAAGTTCAAAAAATGTAAAAGAAGGATTTAAATTACCTGATTTAAACAATAATATAAAATGTGGAAATTCACTAATAACCAGACTATTTGACTGGGATGGAGAATTTAAAGAAATAATAGAGGGGGGGGCTTTGATGTTATTATAG
- a CDS encoding glycosyltransferase family 2 protein encodes MTNTVCAVVVTYNRKQLLLKCLDSLINQKLKPDAIYIVDNNSTDNTESDLKDAGYITKLPQKNNTTEIIENSVNDIKIKYIHLPENIGGAGGFYEGIKAAHEDNYDWVWIMDDDAFPTHECLSKLSAYYDSDAVALASLKVDLDDNILYHHRGYFNFSHGLPVQRHITDEDLKDDVVDIDMVSFVGLLVRSDAISKIGYPKREFFIHSDDLEYCIRLRQVGKIKLIRDSIIKHAEGSVKGTYAKTKFHITAQRRPYDKLWINYFMQRNLIWLGCKYSENKLSLYTTIIKNFILTVGGIIVFDDHKYRRIKFFANAYLDGLRANFDNSKPKKILYE; translated from the coding sequence ATGACAAACACAGTATGTGCTGTAGTTGTAACATACAATAGAAAACAATTACTACTAAAATGTCTAGATTCACTAATAAATCAGAAACTAAAGCCTGATGCAATCTACATAGTAGATAATAATTCAACAGATAACACAGAATCTGATCTTAAAGATGCAGGATACATCACAAAACTACCACAAAAAAACAATACTACAGAAATAATTGAAAACAGTGTAAATGATATAAAGATAAAATACATCCACTTACCTGAAAATATAGGAGGAGCAGGTGGATTTTATGAAGGCATAAAAGCTGCACATGAAGATAACTATGACTGGGTATGGATAATGGATGATGATGCATTTCCAACACATGAATGTCTAAGCAAGCTAAGTGCATACTATGATAGTGATGCTGTAGCACTTGCAAGTCTAAAAGTTGACCTGGATGATAACATACTCTATCATCACAGAGGATATTTTAACTTTAGTCATGGACTTCCAGTTCAAAGACATATTACAGATGAAGATCTTAAAGATGATGTAGTTGACATTGACATGGTATCATTTGTAGGACTTCTTGTAAGATCAGATGCAATAAGCAAGATTGGCTATCCAAAACGTGAATTCTTCATACATTCAGACGACCTTGAATACTGTATACGACTTCGCCAGGTAGGAAAGATAAAACTAATACGTGATAGTATAATTAAACATGCAGAAGGTAGTGTGAAGGGAACATATGCAAAGACAAAGTTTCACATAACAGCACAAAGAAGACCATATGATAAACTATGGATTAACTACTTTATGCAACGAAATCTTATATGGCTTGGATGTAAATATTCAGAAAATAAGCTTTCATTATATACAACAATTATTAAAAACTTCATACTAACAGTAGGTGGAATCATAGTATTTGATGATCACAAATACAGACGTATAAAATTCTTTGCAAATGCATACCTTGACGGCTTAAGAGCAAACTTTGACAATAGCAAGCCTAAAAAAATACTATATGAATAA
- a CDS encoding Eco57I restriction-modification methylase domain-containing protein, whose translation MGNPPYLGSNHKDEYQKQREELNKSDEYETLYGKWDYYIAFIEKGLKLLKENGELSFIISNAYDHADFSIKSKEWIYNNYHFKQLDFFKNIKIFNDASVGSTILTIQKNKTKEYTKKIIHYEEFNNIITSNVNEFDKLFITDKIFDLKENIEEYNLLSEICFISTGLRLNSSEKYEKEFNKKFKKDKVLSDIKTERCTRKYVENKFIEPYFIKKIRYVEYGTDLVPEHIYTKTFPELYIYPKIIFGEMSNCAIYDEDKLLCDNTCTILVPHNSLKGVKNRSINRGIKEANKIIKSSFGKEKNREKLELISKKFELKYILALLNSKAFKYYSSSKARHTVENRSYILNIVKNLLMKLMVLLII comes from the coding sequence ATAGGAAATCCACCATATTTAGGTTCTAATCATAAAGATGAATATCAAAAACAAAGAGAAGAATTAAATAAATCTGATGAGTATGAAACTTTGTATGGTAAATGGGATTATTATATTGCTTTTATTGAAAAAGGATTAAAATTATTAAAAGAAAATGGTGAATTATCATTCATTATATCTAATGCATATGATCATGCTGATTTTTCTATAAAATCAAAAGAGTGGATTTATAATAATTATCATTTCAAACAGCTGGATTTCTTTAAAAATATTAAAATATTCAATGATGCTAGTGTTGGAAGTACTATATTAACAATTCAAAAAAATAAAACTAAAGAATATACAAAAAAGATCATACATTATGAAGAATTTAATAATATAATAACTTCAAATGTTAATGAATTTGATAAATTGTTTATCACTGATAAAATATTTGATTTAAAAGAAAATATTGAAGAATATAATTTATTATCTGAAATATGTTTTATAAGTACTGGATTAAGGTTAAATTCGTCTGAAAAGTATGAAAAAGAATTTAATAAAAAGTTTAAAAAAGATAAAGTTTTATCTGATATTAAAACTGAAAGATGTACTAGAAAATATGTGGAAAATAAATTTATTGAACCGTATTTTATTAAAAAAATAAGATATGTTGAATATGGTACTGATTTAGTTCCTGAACATATATATACTAAGACTTTTCCTGAACTTTATATTTATCCTAAGATCATTTTTGGTGAAATGAGTAATTGTGCAATATATGATGAAGATAAATTATTATGTGATAATACTTGTACAATTTTAGTTCCTCATAACTCTTTAAAAGGAGTTAAAAATAGAAGTATTAATAGAGGGATTAAAGAAGCTAATAAGATTATAAAAAGTAGCTTTGGTAAAGAAAAAAACAGAGAAAAATTAGAGTTAATTTCTAAAAAATTTGAATTAAAATATATTTTAGCACTTTTAAATTCTAAAGCTTTCAAATACTATTCTAGTTCAAAAGCACGCCATACAGTAGAAAATAGATCATATATTTTAAATATTGTGAAGAATTTATTGATGAAGTTAATGGTTTTATTAATTATTTAA